The following nucleotide sequence is from Deinococcota bacterium.
ACCGTGCGCGACTCCAGGTCATACCTCGTCACGAGCCCAGGGTAATTTTGCAAGATGTTGTGCAGGAGCCTCCAGGTCTTTTCGGTATCCGTTTTCATGTCCACATGGAGAAGAAGCGTGCCCTGAGGGTAGATAGTGCCCCCTCTCTCGTGGAAGATTTCCCAGAGAGGGTCTAAATACCTTTCCGTAAGGGTTCCGATCGTTCTCCCGCTGCGTGCATCTCCCTCTATCTCTTCCCAATCGTGGGCTACATAGAGCTCTTTCATCGCACGCGAGTTTCCCTCATCGTCGACAAAAGGAATCTCCACGTAAAACACGTCGGGTTCGATGCTGCTCATCCCACTCTCGAGCGCGTCGAACAAGGGCCGCGGCTGGTAGTAATCGTTATGGGAGTGGGTCGCCGGAAAGTAAGGCACGTCCTCTCCCATAGGGGTTTCCGATGCCGAAACCGTAGCGAGTAACGCGAGCACCATCAAGCCCAGGAATCGGCAAAGTGGCTTCAGTTCTGCTCGTTTCATGTGTACCTCTCCTCTATAGGTTTGCATAGCCTTGTTGCGCTACCGGAGTCGGTTGCCCCCATCTTCAGCCTCTCAGCAAGGGTGGGAACTCCAGACGCGCTGCGCCGAGGCCAGGCCGCCCGGACACAGACCGCTCAAACACAGCAGCACCAGGGTCATAAGGGTCCATCGCTTCATCGTTTACCTCCCTTGACGTCTCCAAGATAACACACCGGGATACCATACCACCTCGGCGCGGCCAAATCTCACTGTCACCGCTCCCTCGCTGTCTCCAGCGCCACTATCTCCAAAGCACGTCAGGGGGGGTGTCAGGGGAAGGTGGGAGGGCTTCAGCACCGGCCTATCAGGCACGCCAGTTCCTGCTGGGACCAGGTGTAGCGCCAGAGCGGCCGCAAAGGTGCCTCCTCCCTGGGGCGCTTCAGCAGAGGTAGCTGCGCAAAGCGGTTCTCGCCCCGCGGCGGCGCCCGTACCGCCACCTCCAAAGCCCCTTCCGTAAAGGTGACAATCCGGCCCTCGTGGTCCCAGAGGAAGCCCTCGTCGAACCAGCCCAGATGAGCGCCGTAAGGGCTGTAGACCGAAAAGCTGTCGCCCACGGGGTCACGCTCCAAGTAGGCGACGGGCTCGCCGCTCCAGAGGTGGAGCGTCAGGGTGTCGCTTGCGACGAAAGCCGCGGCGCTAGCCGTAGCGTCGTAGAGGACGACCTCTTGCGCCCAGGCACCGGCGAGCAGCAGCAGGACTGCCAGCAGCGCGGTTCTCCTAGACACAGCGCTAAATGCAGCGCCCGCCATCGACCTCGAGGCAGACGCCGGTGATGAACTCGGCCTCGCCCGAGGCCAAAAAGAGCGCCGCGTTGGCGATGTCCGAGGCACGGCTGAAACGGCCCAGGGGAATGCCCGCAAGCACCCTTTCCCGCTTTTCGGGCGAGTCGCCGCCGATGAAGTCGTCGAAGAGCGCCGTCTCGCCCATCACCGGGTTGACGGCGTTGACGCGTATCCCGTCGGGCGCGAGCTCCACCGCCATCGACTTGGTGAGGGTGATGGCCGCGCCCTTGGTGCCGTTGTACCAAGTCAGACCCGGCCGCGGGCGCACCCCGGCGGTCGAGGCGACGTTGACGAAGACGCCGCCGCCCCGCGCCCGAAAGACGGGCACGGCGTGGATGGCCGCGAGATAGAGGCTCTTGACGTTGACCGCGTAGACCCGGTCGAAGACCTCTTCGGAAACCTCGAGCATCGGCCCGTTCCTGTGCGTGATGCCCGCGTTGTTGACCATGATGTCGAGGCCGCCGAAGCGCTCTACGGCTGCGCCCACGAGCGCCTTGACCTCGTCGCTTTTGGACACGTCCGCCCTGAAGAAGACTGTCGCGCCGCCGCCGGCACGAATTTCCCCGGCGACTCTCTCGCCGCCCTCCTCAGCAATGTCGCCCACCACGACCTTGGCGCCCTCCTCGGCAAAGCGCCGGGCGATGCCCGCGCCGAAGCCGGAGCCGCCCCCGGTCACGATGGCTACCTTGTCCTCGAGCCTCATTCCTCACCCCTGTCTGTAGCTGCCTTGTCTGTAGCTGCCCTAGCCATGCTTGAAGGTTACCGTCTTTAGAACCGTGAAGCTCTTGAGGCCCTCGAAGCCCTTCTCACGGCCAAAGCCCGAGCGCTTGACGCCGCCAAACGGCAGTTCGATACCGCCGCCCGCGCCGTAGTTGTTGACGTAGACCTGCCCGGCCTTGAGCCGCCGGGCGAGGCGCATCTGCCGCCCGCCGTCAGCCGTCCACACCCCCGCCAGCAGACCGTAGTCCGTGCCGTTGGCCAAGGCGACCGCCTCATCTTCGCCCTCGAAGGGCGTCGCCGCCAGAACGGGGCCGAAGACCTCCTGCTGGGCGAGGGGGTGCTCGGGCGGCACGTTGCCGACGAGGGTAGGAAGGACGTAGAAGCCGCCCGCCGGCGCGTCCGCCACGGTCCCCTGCGCCACGACCTCGAGCCCGTCCGCCCGAACCCTGTCGAGAAACCCTTGCACGCGCCCCTTCTGCCGCGCGCTGATGAGCGGGCCGCAGTCCGGGCCCTGGGTGGCGGCGCCCGTCCTCAGCTTGCCAAAGCTCTCCGCCAGGCGCTCCATCACCGCGTCGTAGGCCGAGCGCTCGACGAGCAGGCGGCTGCCCGCCGAGCAGGTCTGCCCGGCGTTTTGAATGACCGCGTTGACCAGGCTCGGCAGGGCGCTCTCCAGGTCGGCGTCGGCGAAGACGAGCTGCGGCGACTTGCCGCCGAGTTCCATCGTCACCGGGCGGTTGTGCAGCGCCGCCGCCCCTTGCACCAGCGTCCCTACCGCGGGCGAGCCGGTAAACGAGATGTGGTCGATGTCGGGGTGCCCGGCAAGGGCCGCGCCCGCCTCCTCGCCGTAACCCGTGACGACGTTCAAGACCCCCTCGGGCAGCCCCGCCTCCAGGGCCAGCTCGGCCAGCCTCAGAATTGACTGGCAGGCGTCCTCGGCGGGCTTGACCACGCAGGCGTTGCCCGCCGCCAGGGCGGCGACGACCGAGCGGCCAAAGATCTGCGCGGGGTAGTTCCAGGGGATGATGTGGCCGGTCACGCCGTGCGGCTCGCGCAGGGTGATGACGGTGAAGCCGTCATGGTAGGGAACCGTCTCGCCGTGCAATTTGTCCGCCGCCCCGGCGTAGTATTCGCAGTAGCGGGCGCAGGCGCTGATGTCGCTCTTAGCCTGCGGCGCGGGCTTGCCGGTGTCGCGCGACTCGAGCCTCCAGAGCGCGTCAAAGTGCTCCTGCACGAGGCCGCTGAGGCGCATGAGGATGCGCCCGCGCTCAAAAGCGGGTGTGCGCTCCCACCCACCCTCGAAGGCGCGCCGGGCCCTCTTCACGGCGGCGTCTATGTCTTTCGCCGTGCCCCTCTTGATCTGCCCGAAGGTTTCACCGGTGCTGGGGTCGATGACGGGAATGGTGCTCCCCCCGGCGACCTCTCGCGGCTCGGCGTCTAACGTCTCGCTTGCCATGCTCTCTCCTCGCCTTCTTCCGATAAGTCTAAAGCCTCACCGGGCCGACTGCTGAGAGCGCTCGAGCCCAACGTCACCCGACGCTTTCACCTCTAGCTTAGCGTCACCCGACGCTTTCACCTCTAGCGCGCGTAGAGCAGGTCGCGCAAAAACAGCGACACCTCCGGCACATAGGTGACGATCATCAGGCACAAGAACACCACGCCCACAAAGGGCAAGAGGCTGCCGATTATCCTGTCCAGAGGAATCTTGGCGACCGTGCAGGCCGCAAAGAGGTTGACGCCCAGGGGCGGCGTAATCATGCCGAGCGCCAAGTTGACGACCATGATCAGCCCGAAGTGGACCGGGTCGACGCCGAACTGCAGGGCGATGGGCATGAAGATGGGCGCCAAGACGATGATCGCCGCCGAGGTCTCGACGAACATGCCGACGATGAGGAGGACCACGTTGATGGCCAACAGAAAGGTCCAGCGCTCGTCGAAAAGGCCCGTCATCCAGGCGGCGATCTGGGTGGGCGCGCCGGAGTAGGAGATGAGAAAGCTGATCAGCGACGCCGCCGCGATGATCAGCATGATGATGGACGTCGAGATGAGCGACCTCCGGAAGATGTCGGGCAGCTCCTGGGGCTTGATCTCGCGGTAGACGAGCCCACCCACGATGAGCGCGTAAAAGACCGCTACCGCCGAGGCCTCGGTGGGCGTAAAGACGCCGCCGTAGATGCCGCCGATCACCACGAAGGGCATGAGCAGCGCCAGCAGCGCGCGCTTAG
It contains:
- a CDS encoding SDR family oxidoreductase, coding for MRLEDKVAIVTGGGSGFGAGIARRFAEEGAKVVVGDIAEEGGERVAGEIRAGGGATVFFRADVSKSDEVKALVGAAVERFGGLDIMVNNAGITHRNGPMLEVSEEVFDRVYAVNVKSLYLAAIHAVPVFRARGGGVFVNVASTAGVRPRPGLTWYNGTKGAAITLTKSMAVELAPDGIRVNAVNPVMGETALFDDFIGGDSPEKRERVLAGIPLGRFSRASDIANAALFLASGEAEFITGVCLEVDGGRCI
- a CDS encoding aldehyde dehydrogenase family protein produces the protein MASETLDAEPREVAGGSTIPVIDPSTGETFGQIKRGTAKDIDAAVKRARRAFEGGWERTPAFERGRILMRLSGLVQEHFDALWRLESRDTGKPAPQAKSDISACARYCEYYAGAADKLHGETVPYHDGFTVITLREPHGVTGHIIPWNYPAQIFGRSVVAALAAGNACVVKPAEDACQSILRLAELALEAGLPEGVLNVVTGYGEEAGAALAGHPDIDHISFTGSPAVGTLVQGAAALHNRPVTMELGGKSPQLVFADADLESALPSLVNAVIQNAGQTCSAGSRLLVERSAYDAVMERLAESFGKLRTGAATQGPDCGPLISARQKGRVQGFLDRVRADGLEVVAQGTVADAPAGGFYVLPTLVGNVPPEHPLAQQEVFGPVLAATPFEGEDEAVALANGTDYGLLAGVWTADGGRQMRLARRLKAGQVYVNNYGAGGGIELPFGGVKRSGFGREKGFEGLKSFTVLKTVTFKHG
- a CDS encoding TRAP transporter large permease: MNAALVLALILFFALGVPIAVAITLASIVAIEFFTNLPLLLVAQRMFTGIDKVPLMAIPFFILAGNLMGAGGISARLVDFAKSIIGGMPGGLACTCVLTCMIFASVSGSSVATTFAIGAILIPAMIRSGYPRPFATSVQASSAELGVLIPPSIPLIIYGVSTDVSIGQLFIAGIGPGLLIGGALIVFIAVFSALKGFGGGDRSGRMSFGTASKRALLALLMPFVVIGGIYGGVFTPTEASAVAVFYALIVGGLVYREIKPQELPDIFRRSLISTSIIMLIIAAASLISFLISYSGAPTQIAAWMTGLFDERWTFLLAINVVLLIVGMFVETSAAIIVLAPIFMPIALQFGVDPVHFGLIMVVNLALGMITPPLGVNLFAACTVAKIPLDRIIGSLLPFVGVVFLCLMIVTYVPEVSLFLRDLLYAR